The DNA window CCATCATATTGATttagatcaagaaaaaaaaaaaaaaagacagacgGCAGTAACTTGATTTAGATCAACAAGTGGGCATGAAAgttctttgcttcttcttcttcttcttttgttttctagtttctttAGCTATGTTGATGACCGTTCAGTGATTGCTAATCACTAATTAAAGGTCTTCATGGAGAGAAATAGAGTGGAGAATGCATGACGGTTAAAAGGGCAGTAACTTTTCTTACAGAACTATTATGTTTTCTGTTAACCTGTCTTtagtatattttattgatattaatcaTTAACATGCTGCAGCCTTTTTTAACTGTTGTATCAACAAAACGTAGGCAAACGTCATTACTGGGCAATAGCATGGCATggtgtgcttttttttttttggcattttattAGAACTGGCCAGGGAACTCTCTTTACTCGCTTGATACGATTAATCCATCTGTTTTTGAAGTAAAGGGAAGGGGGAATAGaaacaaccccccccccccctctcccaAAGCCATGGTTTATCAAATTTGGATATGCGATATGTCATCTGTTATTCATTTTGTGGAGCAGCTCTGATCTTGCAGAATAAATATTGGATGCATACTCTCTTAAAAGGGTTAATCGCTCTCCTGGGGTAGTTGGAGAGGGTGATTTTGGATTTGGATTCTGATCACAAATCAAACAGTGAATCCAGCTTCAAACTTGGTGGCATGTATCtattattatatgttatctTGTTATCCCAGACTTTTCAAAGCAAGCAGCATAGTTTTGATTTGCTTAACCTGTGTTAGGCGAGAGGAGCAGTGGCCTCAACAGAGCATTTCAACCTTTCCCTGTTCAGCAGGTTCATTAATTAAGAGGCAAggattgttttcttttgctcctaatttaaaaataattaagcaacTTGCATTTAGTTACAGCTTAAtactaaatattatattacCTATCGCTGCTTCTATGACTTGAAAGCCTGCCACATGCTGCAGATTTTCATCTTCTTTCCTCTACGGGGCCCGCTATTAAACGACACTGATTAATAAGAAATTCAGGCCCCAAACATCCATAAATCACATCACCTAATGGAGGATCGGGTTCCGGTGCAAGTGGCTTTCTTAATAATGACTTGTCCTTAATGTTTTCTTGTCCATCTCCCAAATTTAAATCCATATCCCATTGTTCCTAAAGCTATACCGATGAAAATTGCCAGCGTTTCGGGTCAGTCCAGGCAGAGCAAAGTTATCGTCCTCAGGCCTCAAGTGCATGGGATGGTGGGTGTCATGTGTTGGCCCAAACATGACCATGAATGTGGCTTAAGCTTTGCCAAACCTGTTAATTTGACGTAATTTCTAGTGAAAATAAACGTCGACAGTTAGCATCTTGCTATTGAATCCCCACGGATCGTTGTGTCAAGAAGCTAAGAATTACTACCTAGCTAAAAACAGACCCGAGAAAGCAACCCGAAGAAATCGCCTCTAAAAATGAGGTGACAGAATAGGCATAAACATGGTCACCATATTCACCTTACTCATTCGCTTTAACATGGATTCATAAACAATCGTTGATAATCAATATTCCCAGGATTTACAAGGCAGGACCTGTCAAAATTCAAAACAGAAACTTCTCTCTTATCAGGAAAAAAACAGCTCTAGATGCAGCCCTtgatgtgtttttgaaaaaggGTATCAGAAGAACTAACTATATGATGgaagatcaaataaaaacatgtcaCAAATGCAACTGCGAAAGTCCAATTGCATCGTCATCATCAGAATGATCTGGCACGTCTCTACAATACTCACAGGTAAAACTAGGAGGTGTCAAGTGCAAACAGTAGTCGATTCTTTTTTCCATCCAAGCCACTCTTCTCTCAAAATTCATTACCCCGATATGCATTATCCGGGTATCAACCTGAGCAGCTCTAGCAAAACTACGAagcaaaatataataatctGCATGGGCAACATAAGTTAACGCACCATCACCTACCCTCCGCACATAGTGGAGGTAATCAAATCTCTTGATTTTGAGCCTTGGTGGAATGTAATAGAACCTATTCTCTGCCATGTCTAATTTCAACTTTCTAATGGCTTTATCTTTGACAGTCTCCGTTGAATCATCATTGTTTTCATCTCCTGTTGAATTGCAGGTATCAGTGGATAGCAATTCATGGGTCTCttctctaattttattttttcccatcTGATCTCTGGCAAATCCATTGTCATTCCTCGatctttttccattaaaaacagTCCTATTTTGTGCTCCATCATCTTCTGCCGGATCAGAATACTGATAACAGAAACAATCAACAAGTCAGCACAAATACTAGCTTTTTGGCACTTACTACCTTGACATGCAGCATTCACATCTACCATCCAGAAAAAAGAGCCAGAAAAAGAAACTGCCAACCTAGATTCCAAATTACAAGAgcatagaataaaaatattcagCATACAGGGCATGACTGTGAACCAATCTGAAGATACCACCAGGAAAGATTTTACTCTTATATGTAATCAATCAAACATACAGTACACCAAATTTAatactttacttttttttcttagcaagAATGATTCTTTACTCAGAGAAATGAGGGGCAAAAAACAATGTTCACTTTGAATACCATGAAGATATAATTATAGCAAATTGACAACAATGATAAGAACTCAGACCTGGGGTTAcattttgaagtaaaaaatccaaagaaaataaaaggatgtCGGAAGTCTATTTCAATTTTCgacttatgaaaaaaaaatactgaaaaaaatgACCAATTGGTATCTAGCACATTAGAAGGGAATCTAATGATGTGAGCCCAAGTTTGATGAGATCCAGGTTACAATCAACAAACACCAGCATGGCACAAAATCTTTAGCATATGCCTAAAAATAGATCATAGGAAACTTTCAGATTGCTTATTACCTTTTCACTCTGATAAAAATCCCACAACTTCTTTATTAACTCATCCTCCCGATGATTCACATGCGAAGATCCTGCTCCACAAAATACCACCTCGTTACAGTATTGGAGATATGATGGCAAGTCCCTTGTGAACTCTGCAAGCACAAGAAAGAATAAATAAGTGGGGCAGAGTACTACAAACACAAAACCCTTCTAGAACATGGAATCCTTCAGTTCCAGTAACCCAATGCCAATTGAAGTCCAAAACAAGAGAGAAATAATTACCATAGGTGTCACTGATCTCATTGTATTTGGCATCTAAGTTGCGCAAAAGCTCTGCAGAATCTAACTCAGAACTCTGAACATGCGATCTGTTACCAATAGATTTCTCATCTGAATCATCCAGCTTGTGAGGAGAACCGGAATCTTTTTCATCAACTCGCATTTGAGAGCTACAAGGAAAGTCTAATCTGCTTGTATAACCAGGCAAACTTCCTTCCCATGCCCCAAAACCATTTATGTTGTAGATAATTCTTATTGCTACAATCAGTATTGACAATACACAAACACGGCTAGGAAGCCTTAACTCATTTGTTGAAAACCATAGATCTGGGGGCATTGACCACTCATATATGCGGCACGCATGTGGAAGAATCTTTTCAGCTGGAAGAGACAACTGCCTAAGATAGCGAGAAGCTATCCCATAGAAATACACTGGAGGCAAATGCAAGCCTACGGACTCAGCAATGCTGGCTGCCATTGACTCCAACTTCTGAATAGGAACTGCTTGCATAGGCCTGAACATTAGACTTGAACTTATACAACAGGCAGGCGACGAATGtccaaagtgtttttcaatttcaacatgaGCATCAAAATAAGGAAGTTTCCCTTCGACCGACCACTTCACTATATCTGTGGGTAAAACTGCTTCTCTAGCAACATGACAAGCCAAAAAAGAGATCACCAAAGAATAATGCAATGGTATTTCCTTTCTCAGATACCTAAACCATATTAGCACTGCACGCTGACCAAATGAATTACGAGGTTCATGACGGTGGTACCTAACACGTCTCTTCTTATCTTCTGGTTCCACTGAGATCACAGATTACAAAAATTACATACATAAACTCGAAAATTATccgtgtaataaaaaaaaatgtactcaTTCTTACAcactaaaactaaaactagtGAAGCATCCAATAAGACCATACGCATACATAGATGTAAACCATATCGATATCCACTTGAAACCagccaaaaaattgaaaaattcaacGAAAAATTTCAAGACAACAGAGGagtaaataacaaaaagttACTGCGATAATTATTACCTGACAATTCGGTGGTTTCTGGTTTTTGCATCTCGGAATCAATCAAAACATCATTAGCCCAACTATCCTTAAAAACCCCAGTAGTAAGCAAAAACCTTAACCAAACAGTGCTAGCAACCCCGACAATTAATGGAGTCACGTTAAACTTTTCAACTAAAGCCTCACACTGTAACCGAATCATTAACCCCATCcctaaaacatatttaatccTAACCTCATTGTAATAATCCTCGTAACTCAGGTTCGCTTTATTCAACCCCCCAAAATCCTCAGGCTCTGTAGGCCCAAACACCCCGtcataattatcattataatcaTAACCATAATCATCTTCTCTCTTAATATAATTCTGACTATGATTGTTGTTGTCGGGTTCTGCTTCTTCTTGGGTAAAGCTGAGCCAGGCGATAGAGGAGGGGTCGGCGATGGGTTGGAGGGAGTGGGTGGACTGGGAGCGGCGGATGTGGCGGTGGCTGTAGAGGGCGGCGGAGTCAAGGCCTTTTTCAACGAAGTCTTCGTCGGCGACGCCGGTTTCCATGATGCCTTGAGCTTGAGCACCGCATTGCTGGCAGTAATAGAAGCCATCGGATTCTTCAAGACCTATGTAACCGCATGATTCGCATTGTAAGTTTCTTACCTCTCCTTCTTCTCGCTCCATTAACGATTATAGAAATTTTTGGAGTAGAATTTGTTcaggtgctgctgctgctcacATAAGATTGTCTTTCTTGTATCATTGAAAACTAGAGTGGAGAGACAGAATTTACTGGAGTTGTGTATTAATGAACAGCTAGCTAACTAAGAGCACTGGATTGGAGGAGTAGGTTAAATTACAGAAAAAGACTCTCTCTAGGTTTGAAATAATTCCACTATCATCCTTAAGAACTTTCAATTTTGTAATAGGGGCGCCGATATGTCTTTTTATcgtggttattttttagttttttttttttttatcgaatttAAACTTATTCATCCACTTCAACGCGTAGGAATCAAATAAGTGTGaatgattttattgtaattgtttttatttatttatttctaattagtAATATAATTCTCCTATCTCAATACCATATATTAGCCtcgttaaaataatttaaaagactgGATAtcgttttcaaaattaaatttctaatttttttagttgggtataactctctttttttcccctacTGATTAAAacccagacaaaaaaaaatattttatcgaGTTTAAACAGTTCcaattatttagttaaaaagtATACACCATAATTTTACATTGATTctactaaaacaaaaaacactctTAGAACCCTAGGAAAATTGAATAGCACGCAAGTTGCATATCTCGAAGATGATATGATTTCAAAGCATACACTCGAGGCAAAATTTATTAACTGGCCAATGCCACTTCCGTGTTGAAAACTCTATAAAGAATACAGCAAGTATTATTAATCTAATGTTGttgtgaaatttattaaattcattatttatattaagctcaaactaactaaaaaatacccttaaatgtaaaaaaaaaaaaaaaaaaaaaaaactagtgaaaCTTCCAAGCTCCAACAATTTCCGAGCTGCTATTACATCGAATTTCTCTTTTATCTTAAACAAAAACCTTTTCAACTTGATACTGCAATTGAATCTCATATTGattgttactttttaaaaacaggTCATTTAGCATTAGATTTTTGGACAAGGAAAATCACCAAAAAAGACAGGATAATGGTCACGTGCGCAGTTTTTGGATACAACCAAGGTTGGGACCATACAGGGAAGTCTCTTCACAGAGAGGCAAACCacaatttatacataaataGAGCCCCAAAAACTTGTCTTGCTTGAAGATTCTAGAAATACTGACAAAGCCCTGCTACAAAATCAATATCAGTAACTGGTCCATCGATTCAAAGTTGCCATTCTATTGGGGAAATTCCCATTTGCGCCAAAAGCTGATTTGTGCGAGAAAAATGCCTGATCACATCATTTGCAAACAATGGTTAACAGTTCTGTCATTTTATTGAATTCATCGAAAGGGAACAaggtttccttttccttctaaTGAATTTGAATTTCCTTCAAGTACTGGATACATGAGttctgtaaattttttttatgagaatcaATATATCAGATGCATAAATAGAAAGGAAAACATGTTCGCAAAATACTGTTATATTTGACATCAAATTTTAACATAACCAATAATGTGAGTATGTGACCTCGCACAAGTAAACTATTCAAGATACTTAATGATTccgtaattaaataaaacagagGAAAGGACATGTTCTTCCTTGTGAATTATCTTATCAGTGAGTTAAAAAATAGGGATGAAATTGTTGGATCCCAACAAAACTATTTTGAACTGCCTAAAGCGTTCACAGTCCCTTAAAAAGTCCTACTGTTTGTCAGAATTGTTATCAAGTTGCATTCTATACCAATTTGCATGAACTTGGGACAAATGATTCTCACTATTCAGCCCCAAGTGACGAAACTTTAGCTTCTTTGACTGCCTCTCACTCTCTTTGCCTTCTGATCTTGCCTAACACCCATCACAACTCATCTATTCTAAATCTGAGAACCCTAAAACAGTAACTAATAAAttatatggatgaaaatgataaattacttatagtgattttctttctatttgaaGTATATAAAATTGCATTACAATTactatgcatgaaaacaaactAACCTGCAGCCAAAGAAGCCTCTGTTTGCAGATAAGCCAGAAGGATGTGCAGCCTTCAGAATGTGATGCTTTGTCTGGTCAATTAACCTGGGAAACAACCTTTTTATAAGCATGCTGACTGGATATTCAAACCACTAAATTCCGCAAAAATTCCTCCAAATTCGTCACACAAACTGAATCATTTTAAGTCATAAAAACGTTAATGAAATCATCCATAAGAAGCAAACATTCCTCTCAATTCATTCATCAAACAAAACTTGAGTCATTTTGGTTCATAAAACTGTTTATGAGTATATTACCACTTTAAGGAAAAATTACTCTCTCAAACCTGTCATCTTATATAAAATGTGTTCGTGATTGTTACATTTGAAACTATTGTATCTTCAACAATGAACAGAACaagcataaataaatataaggcaTAATGCAGGATAAATGATCAGGATTGTACATTGAGGACTTCTATTTGGGACAACTGAAATTAAGGAAGCGTATGGTCGATTGGAGTTGGAACTTGAGTTGTAAATTGATGAGCATAAAGATGATAAAAATTCAAGGATAATGAGCTAGGCTATTTGTAAGGCCCAACCCACTCCCCCTTGCAAAATATTGTCCGCCGTGGCTCAACCCAACTAGGCTTTCAcgcctcacggttttgttcctggaAGCCCACAGGCCCCAAAACGCATCTTACAAGGTTAGATACCAATTGCCTTAATATGCCCTGGCTCTGGACACTCTTATCTCGATGTGGGATGTTACACTATCACAACTTCGGAAAACCACAATAGGCTATCAAAGTTGTTTGTTTTATCTATACTAAAGAGTGCAGGTTAGATGCTTTATATACAGACTATCAGCATTCCTAGTCTAAAAGGACAAGGACATCTAAACAGGAAAGACAAgcttatattaaaacaaatgcCGGTAGTAGGATAAGGTTGATTATAAATAAGATAACCAGAGAGTAGCCACTACTTGTGTGCAACAAATCCAGAACTTACAGAAACACCTTTAATGCTTAAATCTCAGAACATCCAAAAGATAACATAAGAAGCTGAATTAACATGAGAAATAAGATTCAAAAAATGACTAAAGGGGCTTTTAAGTCtcaatatttcatttttgtaaAAAAGGTGCATGTGCCAGGCCTTTTGAAAGGCAGGAGCTGAGCAGTTCCACAAAAGAAGCACAGTCAGCTAGCAAGTTAGGCTCTACATTAAACCAAGACCATAATTCTACATTCCTTTGATATTCAATCTTGCTTTTCCTTGAATTTATAGTTCTCCATGTCAAGGCAGATGACATTCCACAGAATGTCAACTCATTTAGAATGCCAAAATGTGTGCATAGTTACGCTGCATTTAGGTTTGCAGCAAGGTGACCCAGCAAACAGTAGTGTTTACCATTTGGTGAACACATATCCCACCTTATGCATGCTTCAGAGCCAATTAATTCAACAACAGCATACCTATTAGGGAATTCAACACCCAAATGCACTCTAGTCTCTTTCAACCTATATTATTAGGCCAAAAATGTTGGAGTGAATCAACTAAATACTCAATCCATCGAGTAGCATGTATGTGCGCGCGTGCGAGCgcaagtgtgtgtgtgagagagagacaAGGGAGGGAGGCAGGGAGAGAGA is part of the Populus alba chromosome 10, ASM523922v2, whole genome shotgun sequence genome and encodes:
- the LOC118043052 gene encoding TATA box-binding protein-associated factor RNA polymerase I subunit B; its protein translation is MEREEGEVRNLQCESCGYIGLEESDGFYYCQQCGAQAQGIMETGVADEDFVEKGLDSAALYSHRHIRRSQSTHSLQPIADPSSIAWLSFTQEEAEPDNNNHSQNYIKREDDYGYDYNDNYDGVFGPTEPEDFGGLNKANLSYEDYYNEVRIKYVLGMGLMIRLQCEALVEKFNVTPLIVGVASTVWLRFLLTTGVFKDSWANDVLIDSEMQKPETTELSVEPEDKKRRVRYHRHEPRNSFGQRAVLIWFRYLRKEIPLHYSLVISFLACHVAREAVLPTDIVKWSVEGKLPYFDAHVEIEKHFGHSSPACCISSSLMFRPMQAVPIQKLESMAASIAESVGLHLPPVYFYGIASRYLRQLSLPAEKILPHACRIYEWSMPPDLWFSTNELRLPSRVCVLSILIVAIRIIYNINGFGAWEGSLPGYTSRLDFPCSSQMRVDEKDSGSPHKLDDSDEKSIGNRSHVQSSELDSAELLRNLDAKYNEISDTYEFTRDLPSYLQYCNEVVFCGAGSSHVNHREDELIKKLWDFYQSEKYSDPAEDDGAQNRTVFNGKRSRNDNGFARDQMGKNKIREETHELLSTDTCNSTGDENNDDSTETVKDKAIRKLKLDMAENRFYYIPPRLKIKRFDYLHYVRRVGDGALTYVAHADYYILLRSFARAAQVDTRIMHIGVMNFERRVAWMEKRIDYCLHLTPPSFTCEYCRDVPDHSDDDDAIGLSQLHL